In the genome of Daucus carota subsp. sativus chromosome 9, DH1 v3.0, whole genome shotgun sequence, the window TCGAATCTGTAAGAAGTAGATTCATTCAAAAGCCAATCAGTGCACGTTGGTACATCTGGTAAATTGTGACTTAAGATGAGAGTTTAAAAATACTTATACTTGTCAACGTCTATTCCATTTCGACCATTAGCAACAATGTCATATAAGAATCTTTTCTCTGTCAAACTCTGCACAGAAAAAATTCATGATTAAACAAGAATTGACACCAATATACATGGAAGGACTGCAACTTATGTTTTTCAGGATATTTGAAGTTCCGCACTTACTTTAGATGATTTATCCTCAGAACTTGCAACAATCATCTCCTGGGAAGCACGAATGGAAGTTCTCTTAGCATGGAAGAAACATATAATGGAACAGctaattgtttggtaaataatgTTAAATTTCCGAGTttttgaaaaagtttataccCCGTGTTAGAGTTCCATTGACATATACTGCTTCCCCTTTGAGGAGAGTTATAACTTTAAATTCTTCAAGGACCAGaagactttaaaaaaaaatagaagcaaATATGTCAATGCCACTCATTAGATTCTATAAGAATGCTAAAATTAATCATTTCAAATTAAGTTTTTGTCACGAGATGAGGTTCCCCCAGGAACATTACCCATGTACATTCCGAGATATATCAATCCGAGTGATATAAAAAAAGGGGCATCTACATCAAGAGTACTTTAGGAAAGAGGATATTAATCAGACTTAAGAAAGTTGACCTTCACTCTCCTCACTACATCAGATTCAATTTCGATGTTGTGCTCATCCACAATATAGTCAATCATCTTTAAAGACATTTCCTCATGAGACCTGCAAATACATGTCAGGATGGTAGTTTTCAGAAAACAAATTTCAAACTGAAGGCTGAACAAAAAATAACAAGAAAAACTTGAGCCTACATATGGAAAGGAAAAACTATTTATCTTTAAACAGTACTCCAGATTTTTATCAAAGCTCCCAGCTCAACATATATGAGATAACTTAAAAGCTCCCACAGTGACAAGTAAATTGAGCCGGAGGGAAGCCATAAGTTCCGAGCAATTAATCTGAGGGCTGCTTATTCAAAATTGGTTAAAGTCTAGACAGgtgcatatatacacatacatattacTATCGCGATAAGTTGTATTTTTAGATATTGAGTGCATCCGTATGGTTGCATAAAAcaggaaaaaaaagaaaaaaaaaatatatatagaacttACCGCGATCAGCTTAAAGCAATATCATTCGCTTGCATATTACAGTTACAAGTTCCACCCGGAACAGGTTTTGAAACTGTACCAACCAGATGATGCTAGTATAAATCCTATAAGCTATAAGTCTATAACATATTGTAAAAGTTGCAATAGTTTACACTAATCATAGCactcaataaaataaaacatttattcTACTGAACAATGAACTTAAAATTTACCTGTCCATCAGATGATGTAATGATAATCAAAATACAAGTGGTTTGGGACTAGTTATGTTTTCCTAGCATTGCTACATTGGTCACCACGTAGAACTTAGAGCACCTAAAGTCCAAACAAAACAGCTATATCTGTTTGATATTCGATTTTATAATAGTGTAGCGCATTGAAGGCTGAAGATTACCATTTGTTGCTGTGAAGGACCTGGGGGAGAAAATCTTTCTCAAATAGGTGGCTGAAGGGTCCGTGGCCCACATCATGTAGCAGCCCTAGGTGTTCAAGTGATCAGAGTACAATTAGAAGGACTTCAGGCAACGTAATGGAACAACGTACATCAAGCAAAAAGAGAAAGTACCAGCAAGTTTTACAGTCTGTATATCAAAATGGTCAATTTCAAGTTCAAAGCCCTGCAAAAGGGACGTGCACATATAGATCGTTATACCTTAGATAGTCATATGATGTCATGaatgaaattgatttttaagCTAGGACGTTGTGCTTACTTGGTCAATATTGATCCTGTTGATGGTTTCACCAGCCAGCCAATACACCCCTATTGAATGCTCAAATCTAGTGTGCACTGCCCCTGGATAAACCAGGTATGTTAGGCCTGTAACAGAAGCAACATGAAGATGTGTCAACTTTAAAGGCTTTAACAACGAAATAGGAAAGTCGCACCAAATAGACAAAGATGATGACTGGCGAAGTACTGGATCGAACAAACATTGATCCTAAAGCAAACACCAGCACTCCACAAGTTGAGAAAGAAATATTAGTTTCTCACTGCATATAAGAACTACTGATGTGGGACTCTgtcccagaaaaagaaaaacacttCCAAGTTTTTTCTTATATGCATATTAGGTACTGTCCTGAGACATTTCTAAGAAATGACCTTTGAGAATACTATCAACAAAATGCCCCAAACATCACAAAACAGAtgaataatacataatatatttatcttagCTTAGTTGccctataaaaaaaataaactatgCAAAATAGACTACAAGAAGTAACAAAACGACTTAAGTgatagaatatataattatataacttGACTAACATAAATGAACAAACATGAATTTATATTACCTAGTTGCTTCAGGTCACGAAGTCTGCAGTATCCAGAAAACCACACCAGTATTAACATTAGAGCAAGTGAAAATACTACAAACTCAGCAAGTAATCCTTGCAAATATAGAAATGAAATTTACCAAAAATGAACTTGCCTTTGAAACTGTTCAGTGTCGATGAACTTCAAAGCAGGCTGCAATGCatagaagaaaaacaaaatcacgACTCTGTTCTCCAATTTTATTTCTCGCAActcttataaaaatattaacaatgaACTGTGCCGTCAATAATTGaacataataaaaacaaatcaataaaTAGTATTCTTGAACATGAGCATAAGTGCATAACACATAAGAACAAACTATATAACTCGTGGTTGAATTTATAGCCATAGGTTATAAACTTGTAATCAcaaaaacttaatatatgaaactaAAAAATCGACATATGTGGACTTATAACAACTCGCAAAGTAAAGCAGCTGACAGCGCATACTGTATCCACGTCTAATCAATTAAAGTAATAGTTTAGTTAACTAACTACTAATTAATCATCAACACTAATAGTTTAGTTAACTAACTAATTAGAAGTCATAATACATTGCAATAGTTTAATTAGTGTGAGCAAAAATGATTAGCATCTAGATCTGTGCACTTTTTAAGTAATAGAGCAACTACGAGAACGAAATTCTCGTTCTCAAATCATGATCTAATTTATATCTAATTTACGGCGAAACATGTAACTGTAGCAAATAAACTTTACTCTGAGTTTGTTCTAATGCATTGTCAAACAAAAACGAGAAGTTAGACAACAAAGAGAATAGGCAAATAGTAATGATTTGTTAGTTGCGAACCTCGAAACAGTTAGAAAAAGTTAATTTCACAGCAAACATGAAAACgtagagagagggaggagagggagagagagagcagTAATGATTTGTTAATTGCGAACCTCGAAACAGTTAGAACAAGTAAATTTCACAGGAAACATAAAAATGtaaagagagagggagagagagggagagagagagagagagagagagagagagagagagagagagagagagagagagctacAGGATCTAGATAAATGTTTCCGTGAACGTTGTCATGAACTTGCTTGGATACTCTTCGGTTGACCATGGATGAGGCGTACATGTAGCTAGGAAACTCTGTGTTGTATATACTTTCCattgagagtgagagagagagagagagagagatgagtaaGTTTATATAAAGTTTGTAGCAGTGTAGCTGTGGTGGTGccatatatgtaaaatttgctacCGCCAAAAAAGGAGG includes:
- the LOC108202537 gene encoding uncharacterized protein LOC108202537 isoform X5, with the protein product MESIYNTEFPSYMYASSMVNRRVSKQVHDNVHGNIYLDPPALKFIDTEQFQRLRDLKQLGSMFVRSSLTYLVYPGAVHTRFEHSIGVYWLAGETINRINIDQGFELEIDHFDIQTVKLAGLLHDVGHGPFSHLFEKDFLPQVLHSNKWSHEEMSLKMIDYIVDEHNIEIESDVVRRVKEMIVASSEDKSSKSLTEKRFLYDIVANGRNGIDVDKYKFDYIVRDSRACGLTCSFRFDRPLDTMRVIGDEICYRAKEYLTIHKLFSSRADLHRTVYSHAKVKFCNEFTVPKDQLEYFKDITPQDIICSQKSGVVSLKEEDIVVSNIKIDMTRGRKNPLESINFFKDYESDEKFPIPDEKISLLLPECYQDKIVRVYSKKPELVEVVSDAFENFQVKNYGMKTQVHGTPQKKRQRK